In a genomic window of Dehalococcoidia bacterium:
- a CDS encoding ABC transporter permease, with protein MARAVGAVGIAHTGFAARKPFFVRLRDFARRKPLGAAGGVIVVGLVLVATLAPLLAPFNPYKQYLEDVFRPPGTPYFLGTDDLGRDILSRIIWGARVSLYVGLLAVISGTTVGGVAGLVSGYVGGKMDMLLQRLMDALMSFPTLILALSIMAALGTSLSNVVIAIAIVEIPRASRVMRSTSLSVKEMQYVEASRAVGSSGWRIVFRHVLPNCLAPYIVLATAELGAAIIVEASLSFLGLGTPPPEPSWGGMLARSGRSYLERAPWIAIFPGLVMSMVVFGFNLLGDAVRDIWDPRLRGA; from the coding sequence ATGGCGCGAGCCGTCGGAGCGGTGGGCATAGCGCACACGGGCTTCGCCGCGCGGAAGCCGTTCTTCGTACGCCTGCGCGACTTCGCGCGCCGCAAGCCGCTGGGCGCCGCGGGCGGAGTCATTGTCGTGGGCCTCGTCCTTGTCGCTACCCTGGCCCCCCTGCTGGCCCCCTTCAACCCGTACAAACAGTACCTGGAGGACGTGTTCCGTCCGCCGGGCACGCCGTACTTCCTGGGCACGGACGACCTCGGTAGGGATATTCTCAGCCGGATCATTTGGGGCGCTCGCGTCTCCCTGTACGTGGGTCTTCTCGCCGTCATCTCCGGCACTACCGTCGGGGGAGTTGCGGGCCTCGTCAGCGGGTACGTGGGTGGCAAGATGGACATGCTCCTTCAGCGTCTGATGGACGCCCTCATGTCGTTCCCCACGCTTATTCTGGCGCTCTCCATCATGGCGGCGCTGGGGACCTCGCTGAGCAACGTGGTGATAGCTATCGCCATCGTCGAGATTCCGCGCGCCAGCCGCGTCATGCGTTCCACCTCCCTCTCGGTCAAAGAGATGCAGTACGTCGAGGCGTCGCGCGCCGTGGGCAGCAGTGGGTGGCGTATCGTCTTCCGGCACGTCCTGCCCAACTGCCTCGCGCCGTACATCGTCCTCGCGACCGCCGAGCTGGGCGCGGCCATCATCGTGGAGGCGTCGTTGAGCTTCCTGGGCCTTGGTACGCCGCCGCCGGAGCCGTCCTGGGGCGGTATGCTGGCCCGATCGGGCCGCAGCTATCTGGAGCGCGCCCCGTGGATCGCCATTTTCCCCGGACTCGTCATGAGCATGGTCGTCTTCGGCTTCAACCTGCTGGGCGACGCCGTGCGCGATATCTGGGACCCGCGGCTCCGCGGGGCGTAG